A segment of the Petroclostridium xylanilyticum genome:
TTCTAGCAAAATATTTAGCAAACAAACCAATATAGTTTTCTTTTCTTGCAGGGAGCCTGGCTCCGCTCCTTAAACGGCTGATAAACGAATTGTCAAGTCTTGCTATATGAGCTAACCGGCTATTGGTTGTATTAGTCAATTTCAGTAAAAAATCAAGTTTTTCATTAAAATGCATTTTTAAATCACCTCATAAACAGTATAGATTATTATGAATTGTCAATCAATGATTTTGGCAGAAAATATGCCAAAAATGGCAATGCCAAAAAGTGTTGTGTTATACAACAAACAACTGCAAAAAGGTATAATTTAATAGAGGTGATGAAGGTGGTATGGAGAGTGGGGATGAAAACAGGCATTTTCCAAATGCAGGAATATTTATTGACTGTTGACAAGAAAGGAATAATACTAAGTTCCCAAGAAGAAGGCAATAAAAAATTAAAGTTTGCGGATCGTCAAATAAAATCAATTACCATAATAAAGAAAAATGTTGGCGTTTATGAATTGGAAATGGAAACAGAGTTGGGAATTTACAGCGGAGTATTGGCAAAGACGGCAGATGTCAGCGAAATATTTAAAGCTTTATCCGAAACTTTCGGCAGCAAAGTGTGTATAATCTGAATCGAAAGGAGAGTGGGTTAATTGCCGGTTAAAAGTATAGGAGTTGGTTATTCAGAAAAAATCAATGCCCCGGAATTTAAAAAATATATAAAAAACACAAACAAATGGTCTTTTATCTTCGCATTAATAATTGCGGCGACAGCTATTGTCGGTTTTTTCATCTATGGGGAGATAAGTACGGAGATGGATAATCCGCAAGCCTTATTTATAGGCCTTGGGATAGGCGGTATGTTTATTGCTATTGCGATATTTCAAATTATCGGCAGAAAAGGAAGCAAAACGTGGGACGGTGAAGTGGTTGACAAGAAGGCGGAAAAGAAAAGGCGAAAACGCCCTGTTACCTCTTATATAGATGAAGACGGCGGAAGGCATGAAGATTACGTCTGGGAAGAATATATTTTGTATGCTGTCTTTATCCGTGACGAGAATGGTAAAATTCACACAATAAGAACCGAAGATGACGATACAGTTTATAACTATTACAGAATTGGAGACAGGGTTCGACATCATGGTGGGCTGAATTCGTATGAAAAATACGACAAATCGAATGACAGCATCATATTTTGCAACGCTTGCGCTACTCTTTGCGATATCAATGATGATATATGCTACCGTTGCAAATGCCCCCTTTTAAAATAGGCGCTTATATTTAACCTCGATAAAAAAAGAAGGTAAAGAAATGGATGGAGAAAAGAATAAGCAATTACTAATCCAATGGCGTGCAAGTATGCCTATCTTTAAAAATACTGTTATTTTAAAGCAACTGGCTTTGGCGATAGGGCTTCCCTTTGGCCTCTTGAGTATGTTCTTCGTAATTATGTCTTCAAAAAGTCAGGGGGCTTTATATGGTTTGGTTATGATTGGCATTTTGTTATTTTTAACCTGGCTTTTTATTATTATTGTCTATCAGGGGAAATACGAAGTTGAGTTCAGGCTTGACAAACAAGGAGTTCTTTGCCGTACCCAGACCGGACAGATGAAAAAGAACCGTGTTATTAATCTGCTGACAGTTGTTTTAGGCTTGCTGTCAGGCAAACCAGCCGCGGCGGGCGCCGGCATACTGGCCCAGTCCAGAAAGGAGGTCTTTATCAGGTGGAACCGCATCAAAAAAGTAGAATACAATCTTCAAAACCGCACGATCCTGCTGCGGGGCGGATTTGGGGAAAATGTTGCTTTGTTCTGTCCGGAGGAGAGCTATTTGCAGATAGAGCGGGCGGTTAGAGAAAAGACCAGACAAATATAAAGCGGCAAACAGGAAAGATTGTTTGTTTTGTCTGGGAAAAAGGAGGTTTTCCTATGAAGCGCAGTCCTTTTGCCCGCATCCTGCTTTCCCTGCTGGGAGTGATCTTACTTTTGTATAATACCGGCGCGCCTTTGCTTGGTTTAATCGGAGAACGGGACACGGCCCTCATCACAAGCATAAGATGCCAGGGAGGGGAGCGGAATGAAGCGGTAAGGGGAAGGTAAACATATTCTATCGGATATGTTTTCACTCTCCCGGACGGAAGGGAAGTATCCGGCACTTCAACTTTTATCGGAAATGCAATTTATGTAAAAGCTGCGGGATATTCATTATTATTGTCGTCAATAAAAAACGGAGAGAAAGCCCAAGCAAATAATTGCTGTTGAAGAGAAGGGGGTTAAAGTATGCAAAAAAAGTATTGCATCCAATGCGGCGCCTTACTGGAAGCAGGAGAAAGCTTTTGCGCTTCCTGCAAGGCGGATTTGGAACAAGAGGGAATGAATTCAGGTACATCAAAAGCCCCGGCTGCAGCACCAAAGAAATCAGGATGGGTGGTCGACCGGTTGGTGGGCAGCAACAGCGCGGCAGCGGCAATGCCAGGTGAAATGGCTTTTATCCAGCCCCTGTCTGGCATGGGCGGCCTGATTCCAGGAGCGGAGCTAGGGCCGTTTAAATGCCTGTTGAGCGGCGTGTGGGGAATTATCAAGGGCACGAGAACCGTATTCAGAGAAAAAAAACGACTGGCTTTGGTTGGGGTGATTTCTTGCGTTTGGCTGGTTCTTTTGATTTTACCGGCCCTGGGAGTTAATTCTTCAGCTTTAAACTGGCTGAACTTTCTTACGTTTGCTCAGGGAGGCGCCGGGGGTGGGGTGCCTGGTCTGGTCGGAGGTCTTATAGGCAAAGGTTTTCTGGCTTATTTTTTTACAGTCTTACTGCTTCCCGTTTTTAATAGAGAAAAGCCTTTAGATGGTATAGGGAGCGGCTTTAAAAGACTAATCGGTTCTTTGGCCGTAAAGGACAAATCAACTCTCCCGCCGTTGTTTGGGGGAGCTGGGATAGCTCTCGTCTGCTACAATTTCCTGACGGTCGATAACTCATTGCAAAACAGTATGGCAGGTATTGCAGCTTGTTTTCTGGCTTTAAGGGCTTTAGCAAGTAAGGCCGGGTTTTTAAGGAGGTTTCTCTTTTCCCTCTTTATTAAGCCCGGCAAAGGGCGAATGCCTGATACTTCAGCTATTACCCGGTTTATGGCCGGTTGGGCCGCAGGGTTTGCCCTGGGCATACCGCTTTCTCTAACCGGAATTAGCAGAATCGGCTATTTGGCGGGCCTTGTTTTAATTATTGCCGCTGCTGCCCTGAAACTTGTGTCCGGCAGAGCAAAGGAGGTGTAGGCGGGATGATGAAAAAGATTTTGGCGGCTGCCGCTCTGGCCTTATTGTTTGTGTTGAACTTATCTCCAGTTGTTCTTGGGGAGGAACTGCAGGACATTTATGAAGCTTACGGTCTAAAAAAGGGCGATGACGAACTTTTTGGCCTGTTTTACCGCAACCCGCCGGAAGTGATTGCTTTACGGCCCTTCAAAGTGAGATGGTATGATATCGAAATGCCTATCAATGTTGGGACCCTTGTCCTAGAGAAAGGCAAGGATGCTAAATTCAGTTTTGCGGTAAAAGGTGAAAAGACTGAGGGGAGTACTAAGGTGACTGTAGAAATTGTATCCGATATTACCTTTCGTTATGCCCAGAATGAGGATCCAAGGATACTATTTGAACTAGACCATAATACCCATCTGAAAAGCTATACGGATGGCAAACTGATAAGGGACGAAACATCCAACAAAACAGGCAACGCTGGGGGATGGGGAGGACAGGACGAGGGAGTCCTCAATATTGGTATGTTTTTACCAAAGAACAGCGGCGCCGGGAATTTGGGCGTAGTGTTATTCAGAGTGGAAGGCGTCCAGGTCAAAAAAGGCGGTCTGGGCATCCTGGAAATAGATACCCAGGCCAGTACTACTGCAGGAGAAACTGAACAGGCGCTGCCTGCGGCCATTGTGCTTGGGGTGGCCGGCGCTGCTGCGGCAGCAGTCGGTGCGGCAGCAGCCGGTGGGTCCGGCGGAGCTGCGGGAGCGTCCGGGGGGAGCAGTGGTGATGGGCCCGAGGATGATGAAGGCGGCGGCAGCTATAAGATGGTCATATATAAGGATTTTGGCGACAGCATCAGAACCGGAGCGGATGCGGTGTTTATCCAGGCCCGCATGGTGGAAATCAATGCCCAGGGAGCGGAGATAGAAAGACCTGACCTAACTCAAAAAATAGAGATTTTCTCCCCGGACAATGTGCTGCAGGTGGGGATTCCGTCTTTTACCGGGACTGCCGTGCAGACTTCGCTCAAAGCCATGCATCCGTCGCCGCAGACAGCCAAGGTCAGTTTCCGCTTTGCCGGCGAGGGCGGAGTGTTTCAAAACAATGTAGAATTCAAGATTATCGGGGAAAGCAAGATCAAGCTGGCTTCAAGCATATTTCCCATCCTGGCCGCGTCTGCGGAGAGCTTTGAGCTGGAATACGAGCTGGTGGATTTTCTCATGAAGCCGGAAGTTTCGCTTCAATACAATAAGGCCGTCGGCCTTTTCGAGCTGGAGCTTGGCAAAAACAAGCTCGGCAAGGATGTAATTGTAGCCAGGCCGACGGAAAAGGCCGGAAAAATGAGTTTCCAGCGGTTTATTCACCGCTATGCGTGTGAAATCACAGCCAAAAATGATAAGGAAACGGCCAAAGAAAAATTTGAGCTGCACCTGTGCTATGAGGGAATAGGGACAGCCTTTGACCAGGTGAAGAACAACACCACTCCGGATGAAATAATCCTGGAATGCTTTGCCGATAGTGAAAAAGAAAAGCGGGAAGAAAAGGCATACCGATTGCCCCTGGCTGTGATGCGCTGGAATAATGCCGCGAAGAGGCTGGAACCCGATACCGCCGCGGCAGAAAAACTGAAACTGGAATTTACCGCCGACACCAAATCCAAAAATCTGCCTGCGGCAGAAGCGGTAAGAGCGGTGGAGGAAGCGGAGATTGCCGCCAAGCTGGAGACGGGGCCCAGTCCGGTGAAGATAGACCATGAAAAGAAGCCGGCGCTTTATATGCTTTTCCCGGAGAAATGCGCGGTGGCCCAGGCTCCGGAAATAGAAATCATTATAACTGTCTCCATGGAGGATGCGGAGTTTGAGGAATTAATCCTAAAAGGCAGGCTGAAGCCCCAGAATGATTACAAGGCCATGATCGAGTGGTTTATCAACTATGGCAAGGGTACCTTTGTCCATGATTATATCAAAATAGGCGATGTGAGCATTTACCACGGGGCGCTGGACTTTATTGAGAACCGGGTCTATTCCGCCAGCACCTGTCCCTATACCCCAAAATCAAAAGAAAACCATTACGAGGACGGGAAGATGGATGTATCTCGTCCCAACTATATATATCTGCAGGATGCCTCTATGCCCCATAAAATTGGAGAATTCAAGCAAATCCAATCCCTGCACCATGAACTGTGCCATGCCATTGAACACCAGCATGGCGATACCGGAAGCAGTGAAAACTCAGAAAGACACTCTTACTTCATCCAACATCTCACTGATGTGGTCAAGGCACTGGCAGACATGGAGCGGGGCATGGAGGACGCTGCTTCGGCCGCCGAGAATGCCATCATGGCCTTTTATGAAGTGTTCAATGATACGCATAATGCAGAACCCCAGACTTTTGATTGGTTTGGCGTTACCTATCTGACCCAGCATAAAATATTTGAGCGTTATGCCGATTTTGATGTATACTGCAGAACTAACATACCCGAGGAGAGAAAGCAGGAAATTGCGCGTGTATTTAGAACCCGGTATTTTCCAGGTAATCTGAAGGGCAAGAGAAACTATGGAGCCAGTTTCAAAGAAAAGTCGGGTGCTTTCCAGAATGCGGTCTGGAACATCAAATGCAGCACCACATACATAGGGCTGGTTAAAGGCGTTTCAGTTGAGCACCCAGATTATAAATTCAGAGTTAGAAAGGTACCCCAATGGGTTCCCGGAACGTTGAAAATTGTAGCAATGTATGATGTAGAAAACATAGCCACCGGAAAGACGGACACT
Coding sequences within it:
- a CDS encoding zinc ribbon domain-containing protein, whose amino-acid sequence is MQKKYCIQCGALLEAGESFCASCKADLEQEGMNSGTSKAPAAAPKKSGWVVDRLVGSNSAAAAMPGEMAFIQPLSGMGGLIPGAELGPFKCLLSGVWGIIKGTRTVFREKKRLALVGVISCVWLVLLILPALGVNSSALNWLNFLTFAQGGAGGGVPGLVGGLIGKGFLAYFFTVLLLPVFNREKPLDGIGSGFKRLIGSLAVKDKSTLPPLFGGAGIALVCYNFLTVDNSLQNSMAGIAACFLALRALASKAGFLRRFLFSLFIKPGKGRMPDTSAITRFMAGWAAGFALGIPLSLTGISRIGYLAGLVLIIAAAALKLVSGRAKEV